The DNA window TTCCACGAGCAGGCCGCGCGCACCTTCCTGGCCGTCGAGAACACCACCTACGCCGCCCAGCTGTTCGGCCGCGCCCGCGCCGCCGAAGCCCAGCACGGCCTGAGCGTCGACGAGGACCGGCTCGACGCCGTCTTCCTCGAATTCGCCCTGGCCGGCGCCCTCCCCGTGAAGGTCCTCACCGGCTACGGCAGGGAACTCGCCCTCCGGGTCAGCCCCGCCGAGGCCTACCGGCGCTTCCGCCGCCTGTGCGTGCGCCGCACCGCCGGAGGGCTGCCGCCCTCCGCCCAGGCCGCCACCGAACTGCGCCGCCTGGCCCGGGCCGCCGGCCTGGCCGGCACCGAACCCGAGCAGGACTACCTCGCCGAACTGCTGCCCCTGCCCGCCACCCTGCGCGCCCCGCTCGGCTGGTGGAAGGCCCACCGCGCCGCCCTCGTCGAGCTGGCCCGCCGGGTGCCCTCCGTACGCGGCACGCTCCTCGGGCTGACCCCGCCCGGCGGCGGCGACAGCGTCGAGCTCACCGGCCTGTGGCTGGACGTCCTGGAGCGGTCCGGCGCCACCGCCGGCCTGGAATCCGAGGACGTTCCCGCCGACCAGCGCTGCGCCGACGGCACCGCCGGCTGGCTGGAGCGCTTCCACGCCGCCCGCCACGCCGGCTGGGGCCGGCGCACCACGCCGGCCGTCCTCCTCGACCTCGTCGAACGCTGCGCACCGCAGCTGCGCGCCGAACTCGCCCGGCCCGGCCGCGAAGCGGGCCTGCGCGTCGGCGTCCAGGACGCCGACTTCCTCGACCTGCTGCTCACCCTGGGCGTCCCCATCGCCGACCCCGACACCAGCGATCGCAGGCACCGCCACGACCGGCTGAACCTGGTGGACTGGGCCGGCTCCGAGCAGCGCCGCGACCTGCTCGCCCTCGCCGCGGACGAGCGGTTCCACCCCGCCTTCCACCGCGCGCTCAACAGCCTCGGCGAGAGCGGAGACGACGTCATCCGGTGCGTCGCCGCCGCGCCCGGCGGCCGCCCGCTGCTGACCGAGTGGGTGCGCGGCGTCGCCCGCGCCTCCACCGCCGCCGGGCTGCCCGGAGTCCCCGACGCCATCCAGCGCCTGACCTGGCTCCCCGTCGAAGCCCTCGAACTCGCCCCCGAGGAGGTGGCCGAAGCGGCCGCCGCCGACCTCGCCGAAACCCTCGCCCGCACCCTGCGCGGCGGCCTCTTCGAAGAACTCTCCTGGCCCTCCTGGGAGAGCGCCGTGGCCGAACTGGCCACCCGGGACCGGCGCGGCCTGACCGTCGTCGAAGCCTGGCCCCACCTCATCGTCGCCAACTCCACGCAGGCCCGGGTCATCGACGCCGACTCCACCGTGCTCACCCATGACCTGCGGATCCCCCACGGCAACCAATACAGCCACGGATTCCACTACGTCGACGGCGAACTGCTGGTCTTCTGGAACTCCTGGAACACCAACGAGACCCAGGGCTACTGGCACACCTCGCCCGACACCGTCCTCACCCTCGACACCGACCGCCGGCACTGGCAGCTGCGCTCCGAACACCTGAGCCTGCCGCTCCCAGGCGGCGGCCGCGCCACCGGCGGCGGCATCCTGCACCGCGGCGACACCAAGCTGCCCGACGAGCGGGCCATGCTGTCCGACGGCACCTCGTACTGGGTATGGCAGCACAGGGACCAGGCCGAGGAGCGGGGCTGGCGCGAGTACGACCCCGCCACCGGCGAACTCGGCCGGTTCTCCCTGCCCGCGTTCTTCACCGACACCGCCTCCGGCGGGCAGCCGTCGCACGCCAGGTCCTCCTGCCGGCTGCGGCCCGCGCCCACCGTGCCGGACTCGGTGCTCGGCGCACCCGCCGACGGCCTGCTCGGCTGGCGCACCACCCGCGTCCCCGGCGACGGCTGGCGCGGAACCGACACCGGCGGGCGCACCGTCACCGCCCCCGAAGGCGCCAACATGCCGCTCGCGGCGCTCGCCTTCCCCGGCGACGAACGGCCGCGCGCCCTGTCGGCCCACTACCGCGAGCTGCGCATCAGCGACCCCGACGGGGTGGTCACCGCCACCTCGCGCGACGACGAGCGGCGCGTGCCCTTCTCCACCGGCAGCGTCGACCTCCCCCCGCTCTCCCACTGGTACGCCCTGCGCCCCCGCGACCCCGAGGGCTCGGCCGCGCTGCGCACCGCCGACCGGGAAACGGTCGCCGCCCTGCTCAAGTCCGCCGCCGCGGCGGAGAAGGCCGACGACCTGCCCGCCCTGGTGAACGCGGCCCTGCCCCAGGTCACCGCTCCCGCGCTGACCGGCGGCATCATCGAGGTCCTGCGGTTCACCCTCGTCCAGCAGAAGGCCCTCGACAAGATCGCCGCCCGGCTGCGCCAGGACGCCGGAGCCGCGGAGACCGGCCCCCAGGGCCCCACCGACCAGCTGATCGACCAGGCGCTGAGCGGACTCACGGGCACCGGCTACTACCGCCGCGGCGCCGACACCGACGCCGCCCACCGCTTCCTGCGCGAACTCGCCGCCGCCCGCGCCGACACCGAGGCGGCCGCGGTACCCGGCCGGCTGCACTTCGACGTGCCCGCACTGCCCTACTCCGCGCTGCCCTGGACCCCGCTGCTCGACCAGCCCGCCGCCGTCGCCTACCGCGCCGTCGCCGCCGGGACCACCGACGAGGAGCGCGCCGCCCTCGTCAGCCTGCTCCGCGAGATCGACGCGGCGGGCCTGGCCTCCGCCGAGGGCTCCGCGGACCGCTGGCGCCGGGTCCTCGTCCACCTCGACCGGCGCCACCTGCGCGACCCCGACGGATCCGAGCGCCACGTCCACCTGCGCGCCGTACTCCCGCTCGGCGGCGGAGCCGTCCTCGCGACGACCGAGCACACCGCGTCCGTCCCCGACGGCCACGAGTTCGGCGCCCTGCTCCACGACCCCGCCGGCCGCTTCACCGTCCCCGGTCCCTACACCCTGCGCGGCGACGCCCCGGTGGGCGACCCCGAGCGCGGCCCCGACTGGCTGGCACGCTTCCTCACCGAAGCCGCCGACCGGGGCCCCGCGCCCTTCCGCCCCGAAGCCGCGGAGGAGTTCGCCCGGCTCACCGGGGTCTCCACGGCACTGGCCCGGCTCGTCGTCGCCGCCCTGCCCTCCGTCGAGAGCTGGGCGAGCAACTTCCTCCCCCCCGAACTGCGCACCCTCCTCGGCGTCAAGGCAACCGAAGCGGCCCACGCCCGCGACGAGCTCAAGAGCCTCGACGTCGAGGTCCGGCGGGCCGTCGTCGCCGCGCTGCTGCCCGCCGACCCGGCCCTCCTGTGGACCGAGGGCCCCGACGCGGCCGCCGCCGCCGAGATGTGGAACCGGCGCGTCGGCCGCCGCACGCCGGTACCCGACTGGCTGCTCACGGAGGGCGCGCGGGCGCTGCGCACCGGCTGGGCCGTGCCCCGCGCCCTGTCCGCGCTCCTCGACCCGGCCGCTTCCCCGGAGCTCTCGGCCGATGTGGCGTGGACGGTGAAGGGCGACCACGTGGAGCCCCGCGAGCCGGCCACCCGCCCCTTCACCTCGGCCGTCCTGACCGCCGCCCTGGGCACGATGGCCTGGCTCGCCCACCGGCTGCCCGCGGGCGACCCCGTACGAGCCGCCCTGCCGCCCGCGCTGACGGCCGTACGGCAGCGGCTCGCCGCCCCCGAACTGCTCCTCGAGCTCGGGCACTACGCCGACCTCACCGACTTCCGGAAGGCGGCGGGCACACCGACCGAGACCGGCGAGGGCTTCGAGCGCTACGGCGCGGTGGTCATGGCCACCCACGACCACCGGCCGCGGCCCGCGCTGCGCCCGGCGCTGCTCGACTCCACCGGCTCCGACCCCTACCTGGCCGTCCTGCGCGGCGACGACCAGCGACCCTCCGCGATCGAGACGGCCCTGCGCACCGCCGTCGACCCGCGCTTCGCCGCCCTCCTCGCCGACCCGGGCGCCCCGGCGGCGGGCACCGTCGACCAGGACGGCACCTGGTGGCCGCAGGACCCCGGCCGCTCGGTCCCCGACCTGGTGGCGCAGGCCGCCGGGGAACTCGGGCTCGGCGCCGACGCGGCCACCCTCTACCTGATGCTGCTCGCCATGCCCGACCCCACCGACCGCAACCCCGCGCGCTGGCCCGGCGGGAAGCCGGCCCGCCTCAAGGCCGCCCGCGCCGAACTGGCCGCCACCGACCTGGTGGTGTCGGCCGGCCGGAGCCGGGCCGGGCGCTCGCTGTTCCTGCCGGGCGGCTGGGCGGACATGCCCTCGCCGGTGCTTCCGGTGGAGCAGTGGAAGCTCTCGATGTACGGGCACCGGCTGCTGGTGCCGCTGGTACCCGTCGAGCCGGCCGCGGACCTCTACCGCAAGGCCTGGCAGCGGGTCCGCGAGGGCGACTCCCCGCGCTTCGAGGAGCTCCAGGTGAAGCGCACGCGCGGCCGCGCCCGCAGGGGGTGAGCCCGGCCGGGCCCGACGGCCCGGCCCGTCTCCGTACCGCGGCGGTCCCGGCGCGGCGCATGCCTGGCCCTTCGTCCCTCGCCCGTCGCTTTCCGACGGGGGCGCGGGGCGAGGGGCGGGGGTGTGCCGCGCCCCGGCTGCTCGTCTTCCGCC is part of the Streptomyces subrutilus genome and encodes:
- a CDS encoding DNA-binding protein translates to MSTTDNTSTSTTDTGKDGAPVSEAELLLRAGAVLPLGTPDAGRTAVDLTARSYRHPALGDDRVVVRLAAAELGAAEDLAAGFLGLVPEQAEPPVVGLGHRQALGFPEWVLVHHPEDGHHALAVVPELDRISRQAKTKPKAALDACLELAGRLAASVPHFLPVFHEQAARTFLAVENTTYAAQLFGRARAAEAQHGLSVDEDRLDAVFLEFALAGALPVKVLTGYGRELALRVSPAEAYRRFRRLCVRRTAGGLPPSAQAATELRRLARAAGLAGTEPEQDYLAELLPLPATLRAPLGWWKAHRAALVELARRVPSVRGTLLGLTPPGGGDSVELTGLWLDVLERSGATAGLESEDVPADQRCADGTAGWLERFHAARHAGWGRRTTPAVLLDLVERCAPQLRAELARPGREAGLRVGVQDADFLDLLLTLGVPIADPDTSDRRHRHDRLNLVDWAGSEQRRDLLALAADERFHPAFHRALNSLGESGDDVIRCVAAAPGGRPLLTEWVRGVARASTAAGLPGVPDAIQRLTWLPVEALELAPEEVAEAAAADLAETLARTLRGGLFEELSWPSWESAVAELATRDRRGLTVVEAWPHLIVANSTQARVIDADSTVLTHDLRIPHGNQYSHGFHYVDGELLVFWNSWNTNETQGYWHTSPDTVLTLDTDRRHWQLRSEHLSLPLPGGGRATGGGILHRGDTKLPDERAMLSDGTSYWVWQHRDQAEERGWREYDPATGELGRFSLPAFFTDTASGGQPSHARSSCRLRPAPTVPDSVLGAPADGLLGWRTTRVPGDGWRGTDTGGRTVTAPEGANMPLAALAFPGDERPRALSAHYRELRISDPDGVVTATSRDDERRVPFSTGSVDLPPLSHWYALRPRDPEGSAALRTADRETVAALLKSAAAAEKADDLPALVNAALPQVTAPALTGGIIEVLRFTLVQQKALDKIAARLRQDAGAAETGPQGPTDQLIDQALSGLTGTGYYRRGADTDAAHRFLRELAAARADTEAAAVPGRLHFDVPALPYSALPWTPLLDQPAAVAYRAVAAGTTDEERAALVSLLREIDAAGLASAEGSADRWRRVLVHLDRRHLRDPDGSERHVHLRAVLPLGGGAVLATTEHTASVPDGHEFGALLHDPAGRFTVPGPYTLRGDAPVGDPERGPDWLARFLTEAADRGPAPFRPEAAEEFARLTGVSTALARLVVAALPSVESWASNFLPPELRTLLGVKATEAAHARDELKSLDVEVRRAVVAALLPADPALLWTEGPDAAAAAEMWNRRVGRRTPVPDWLLTEGARALRTGWAVPRALSALLDPAASPELSADVAWTVKGDHVEPREPATRPFTSAVLTAALGTMAWLAHRLPAGDPVRAALPPALTAVRQRLAAPELLLELGHYADLTDFRKAAGTPTETGEGFERYGAVVMATHDHRPRPALRPALLDSTGSDPYLAVLRGDDQRPSAIETALRTAVDPRFAALLADPGAPAAGTVDQDGTWWPQDPGRSVPDLVAQAAGELGLGADAATLYLMLLAMPDPTDRNPARWPGGKPARLKAARAELAATDLVVSAGRSRAGRSLFLPGGWADMPSPVLPVEQWKLSMYGHRLLVPLVPVEPAADLYRKAWQRVREGDSPRFEELQVKRTRGRARRG